One Candidatus Stygibacter australis DNA segment encodes these proteins:
- a CDS encoding response regulator: MKSILVLDDDSRICDELAEYLLHRNYDVFTAGKPSLAREMLTEKDIGLVFLDINLPEMNGISFLKEIKQKYPLTKVVMISSNVSDRIKKDALERGAESFFSKPIHFYQIQEEINRINKTNWREL, translated from the coding sequence ATGAAAAGCATACTTGTCTTAGATGATGACAGCAGGATTTGTGATGAACTGGCAGAATATCTTTTGCACAGGAATTACGATGTATTTACAGCAGGGAAACCATCACTTGCACGCGAGATGCTTACGGAAAAGGATATAGGTTTAGTGTTTCTGGATATCAATTTGCCGGAAATGAATGGGATCAGCTTCTTAAAAGAAATCAAGCAGAAATATCCCCTAACTAAGGTAGTGATGATTTCGAGTAATGTTAGTGACAGGATAAAAAAAGATGCATTGGAGAGAGGCGCAGAGAGCTTCTTTTCCAAACCAATCCATTTCTATCAAATTCAAGAAGAAATAAATAGAATAAATAAAACAAACTGGAGGGAGTTATGA
- a CDS encoding sigma-54 dependent transcriptional regulator translates to MDLRVVILDDDKRITMELQEYLQRQGYWVETANSLEQGLALIRKEKPDILFLDVMLGDANGLELLEKLKSEIAELEVIMITGHGDMDTVIEAMRLGAIDFLKKPFRQMDAKIAISRTRKFIRIQQKLQEYEERNSLISMELENSLEREFIGGSRQIKEVLENAINVAGYDVNVLITGESGTGKEIVSRIIHYSSNRKGGSFFPINCSAVPETLMESIFFGHKKGSFTGAIDDRKGVFELARGGTLFLDEIADMPVEMQSKLLRVIEEKKFRRIGTEHDIDSDVRIVAATNHDLGRSIEEGSFRLDLYHRLNTIVIDIPPLRERREDIKPLLEHFINKFCGQNGRVVPEISKEALQLLKSYDFPGNVRELKNLTERALILSKDKVLGAKSFPVCNNGNKDNCVENETWNLEDKEREMILSALQKTDGNQTKAAEILGVSRHTLIRRLEKYQKVNGE, encoded by the coding sequence TTAGATGATGATAAACGCATCACGATGGAGCTGCAGGAATATTTGCAAAGACAGGGATATTGGGTGGAAACAGCAAATTCATTGGAACAGGGATTAGCACTGATCAGGAAAGAGAAGCCAGATATATTGTTTTTAGACGTGATGCTGGGTGATGCCAATGGACTGGAACTTCTGGAGAAACTGAAAAGTGAAATTGCAGAGCTGGAAGTGATCATGATAACGGGTCATGGAGATATGGACACCGTGATAGAAGCGATGCGACTGGGTGCAATAGACTTTCTTAAAAAGCCGTTTCGGCAGATGGATGCTAAGATAGCTATCAGCAGGACTAGAAAATTTATCAGGATTCAGCAGAAGCTGCAGGAATATGAAGAGCGTAATTCTTTGATATCGATGGAACTGGAAAATTCACTGGAGCGGGAATTCATTGGCGGGAGCAGGCAAATCAAAGAAGTTCTGGAAAACGCCATAAATGTTGCAGGATATGATGTAAACGTGCTGATAACAGGTGAAAGTGGTACCGGGAAAGAGATCGTTAGCCGCATAATCCATTATTCCAGTAACAGAAAGGGAGGGAGTTTCTTTCCTATAAACTGTTCAGCAGTACCAGAGACATTGATGGAGAGCATATTTTTTGGACATAAGAAGGGCTCATTTACTGGTGCGATAGATGATAGAAAAGGGGTTTTTGAGCTAGCAAGAGGGGGAACATTGTTTCTGGATGAGATTGCAGATATGCCGGTGGAGATGCAGAGCAAACTTTTGCGAGTGATAGAAGAGAAGAAATTTAGAAGAATAGGGACTGAGCATGATATTGATTCTGATGTGCGGATAGTGGCAGCTACTAATCATGATCTGGGCAGGAGTATTGAGGAAGGTAGTTTCAGGCTTGATCTTTATCATCGTTTAAATACCATAGTCATAGATATTCCCCCGCTGCGAGAAAGGCGGGAAGATATAAAACCTTTACTGGAGCATTTCATTAATAAATTCTGTGGTCAAAATGGCAGAGTAGTTCCCGAAATCAGCAAAGAAGCTCTGCAATTACTTAAAAGTTATGATTTTCCGGGTAATGTGCGGGAATTGAAAAACCTGACTGAAAGGGCATTGATACTCAGTAAAGATAAAGTTTTGGGTGCGAAGAGCTTTCCGGTTTGCAATAATGGTAATAAAGACAATTGCGTAGAAAATGAGACCTGGAATCTGGAAGATAAAGAGCGTGAAATGATACTGAGTGCTCTGCAAAAGACGGATGGCAATCAGACAAAAGCCGCAGAGATATTGGGAGTATCAAGACATACCTTGATCAGGCGACTGGAGAAATATCAAAAAGTGAACGGTGAATAG